A single Leptolyngbya sp. 'hensonii' DNA region contains:
- the glp gene encoding gephyrin-like molybdotransferase Glp has translation MDPMLTVAQAEALILQRVPRPNADQDREFVDLMAACDRILAQPLTTTVDFPHWDNSAMDGYAVRFADVQVCHPDRPVALQVIAEIPAGAAPQCTVNPGQAARILTGSMMPTGADTVVMQENTRRDGELVFILTPPSGSGAFVRRQGAFYQAGTPLLPAGIRLQAPELAVLAAAQLTPVPVYRRPNVAILSTGSELIPPDRPLQPGQIVDSNQYALTALVAQAGANPLPLGIIPDDPTILEQTIHQAVATADLVISSGGVSVGDYDYVEAILAKLGAEIAVRSVAMRPGKPLTVATLKSPTRSTPVLYFGLPGNPVSALVTFWRFVQPALLKRAGLARSWGPVFTQALTTQELRGDSKRETYLWGQIHATEQGYRFHPVEGGHNSGNLINLAQTNALAVLATGQQVHPANSPVQVMVVGQPLTGGNYL, from the coding sequence ATGGACCCAATGTTGACCGTTGCCCAGGCTGAAGCACTCATTCTGCAACGGGTACCCAGACCCAATGCCGATCAGGATCGGGAGTTCGTGGATCTGATGGCCGCCTGCGATCGCATTTTGGCCCAGCCCCTGACCACGACAGTGGATTTCCCCCATTGGGATAACTCTGCGATGGACGGCTATGCGGTCCGGTTTGCCGATGTTCAGGTCTGTCACCCCGATCGACCGGTGGCTCTGCAAGTCATTGCCGAAATTCCAGCCGGAGCAGCCCCCCAATGCACCGTTAACCCAGGTCAGGCCGCCCGCATTCTGACGGGCTCTATGATGCCTACCGGAGCAGATACAGTGGTGATGCAAGAAAATACCCGGCGGGACGGGGAACTCGTCTTCATCCTGACCCCTCCATCCGGCTCAGGAGCCTTCGTTCGACGGCAGGGAGCATTTTATCAAGCGGGTACCCCCCTATTGCCTGCAGGCATTCGGTTACAGGCTCCAGAGCTGGCGGTGTTGGCAGCCGCCCAATTAACCCCCGTGCCCGTTTACCGTCGCCCCAACGTTGCCATCCTATCCACCGGCAGCGAGTTGATTCCCCCCGATCGACCGCTCCAGCCCGGTCAAATTGTGGATTCAAATCAGTACGCCCTGACCGCCCTGGTGGCTCAGGCAGGGGCCAATCCGCTACCGCTAGGTATCATCCCGGATGATCCAACCATTCTGGAGCAGACAATCCACCAGGCCGTCGCGACTGCCGACCTAGTGATTTCATCCGGCGGGGTTTCCGTGGGTGATTATGACTATGTGGAGGCCATCCTGGCCAAACTGGGGGCAGAGATCGCTGTAAGATCGGTGGCCATGCGCCCGGGCAAACCCCTGACCGTGGCAACCCTGAAGTCCCCAACTCGATCGACCCCGGTTCTCTATTTCGGCCTGCCCGGCAATCCAGTTTCAGCCCTGGTCACCTTCTGGCGATTTGTCCAACCAGCTCTGCTCAAACGCGCTGGTCTGGCCCGATCGTGGGGTCCCGTCTTTACCCAGGCTCTGACTACCCAGGAACTGCGGGGAGACAGCAAGCGAGAAACTTACCTCTGGGGCCAGATCCATGCAACTGAGCAGGGATATCGGTTCCACCCCGTTGAGGGAGGGCACAACTCTGGCAATCTGATTAACCTGGCCCAGACCAATGCCCTGGCAGTTTTGGCCACTGGTCAGCAAGTTCACCCAGCCAACAGCCCGGTTCAGGTCATGGTCGTGGGTCAGCCCCTTACAGGCGGAAATTATCTGTAA
- a CDS encoding phosphodiester glycosidase family protein: MVRPLLRGFAIGGLGLLTLLLLAYLGLCWQRPPRTPLVRQIFQGVIYAREILTTPRPVVIHVVTLDLKVPGLKVLVTPGDPAQGGEVLAQTTTEFLQRYGLQLAINGGYFRPFYSHTPLDYYPHSGDPVRVIGLAMSNGIPYAEPGTKEPVLCIRSDNRAEIRRVYCSPETVQALSGNFMLLERGVPIAPRDHYVEPRTFACVDITGYVLHLFLVDGRQPFYSEGLKLSELSELARGKGCDMAMNLDGGGSTTLVVAEISGPRLLNAPIHTRIPLRQRAVANHLGIYAQPVPGI, from the coding sequence TTGGTCCGCCCTCTGTTGCGGGGGTTTGCGATCGGGGGTCTGGGGCTATTGACCTTGCTGCTGCTGGCTTACCTCGGGCTCTGCTGGCAGCGTCCCCCCCGAACACCGCTGGTTCGCCAGATTTTCCAGGGGGTCATCTATGCCCGTGAGATTCTCACGACCCCTCGTCCGGTCGTGATTCATGTGGTCACCCTTGATTTAAAAGTTCCAGGTCTGAAAGTTCTGGTGACGCCAGGAGATCCGGCCCAGGGAGGGGAAGTGCTGGCCCAGACCACGACTGAGTTTCTGCAGCGCTATGGGTTGCAATTAGCGATCAATGGGGGCTATTTCCGTCCGTTTTACTCCCATACCCCGCTCGATTACTACCCTCATAGTGGTGATCCTGTTCGGGTTATCGGTCTGGCTATGTCTAATGGCATCCCCTACGCTGAGCCTGGAACCAAGGAGCCCGTCTTATGTATTCGGTCTGACAATCGGGCCGAGATCCGTCGGGTATACTGCAGCCCAGAGACGGTGCAAGCTTTGTCTGGGAACTTTATGTTATTGGAGCGAGGCGTCCCGATCGCTCCCCGGGATCACTATGTGGAACCCAGAACCTTTGCTTGTGTTGATATTACCGGATATGTTCTTCACCTGTTTCTGGTAGATGGACGGCAGCCTTTCTATAGCGAAGGGTTGAAATTGTCTGAACTCTCTGAACTGGCTAGGGGAAAGGGGTGTGACATGGCGATGAATTTGGATGGAGGGGGCTCAACGACTCTGGTGGTGGCTGAGATCAGCGGTCCACGCCTGCTGAACGCTCCTATTCATACCCGAATTCCCTTACGCCAGCGAGCGGTTGCCAACCATCTGGGCATTTATGCGCAACCTGTGCCTGGAATCTGA
- the rpsR gene encoding 30S ribosomal protein S18: MAYFRRRVSPIKPEEPIDYKDVDLLRKFITERGKILPRRITGLTAKQQRDLTIAVKRARILALLPFINQEG, encoded by the coding sequence ATGGCCTACTTTCGTCGTCGCGTTTCTCCGATTAAACCTGAAGAACCCATAGATTATAAAGATGTTGATCTATTGCGGAAATTCATTACCGAGCGAGGGAAAATCTTGCCCCGCCGGATCACGGGCTTGACTGCTAAACAGCAGCGAGATCTGACTATTGCAGTGAAGCGAGCCAGAATTTTGGCTCTGCTGCCTTTCATTAATCAGGAAGGCTAA
- a CDS encoding cupin domain-containing protein, which yields MLVRKLNDCPEFVAGDGTLLRELLHPDKQPIDLRYSLAQAIVPGGQTSTPHALTTSEVYYILSGTGEMHIDGEVQVLEPGDAVYIPPQAKQFIHNLGDEPLLFICIVDPAWRKEDETVYEA from the coding sequence ATGCTGGTTCGCAAGCTGAACGATTGTCCTGAATTTGTAGCGGGGGATGGGACCCTGCTGCGAGAGCTGTTGCATCCAGATAAACAGCCGATCGACCTGCGCTACAGTCTGGCCCAGGCGATCGTCCCAGGGGGCCAAACGTCTACACCCCACGCCCTGACCACTTCCGAGGTTTACTACATCCTCAGTGGTACGGGCGAGATGCATATTGACGGGGAGGTGCAGGTGCTGGAACCTGGGGATGCGGTTTACATTCCACCTCAGGCCAAACAATTCATTCACAACCTGGGAGACGAGCCCCTCCTGTTCATCTGTATTGTGGATCCGGCATGGCGGAAAGAGGATGAAACGGTCTACGAAGCGTAG
- a CDS encoding ribonuclease R family protein: MNSQSFGPTWNLSCAVVEKGTLVEFRLHGDRRLAVIERPEGKKNWIAIDVNGHAHTLHPRQVSYEVTGQAYRSAEIPNFLEQVQPLLDPSSLEVAWELLAPDNAAVEPAEMAQLLFSDQGPAPCYAAYYLLSEDKLYFKQKGDRYEPRSATQVAELKHQISVEAQRQLEWQDFITCLQQSLAGKKRNTSGASDSEILIPDSATVPSPEPWADRYRSRIEALERFAVFGEEATHRAPAMETLAALGRSETPQGAFDLLVDLGLWGVHENLFLRRSQIPTHFPTKVLPVVQRCLESSLPDSDSNQRLDLTHLKVVTIDDESTCEIDDGLSLEYLEDDRQRIWIHIADPTRWLLPGDELDLEARRRSTTIYLPTGMIPMFPTELATGPMSLIQGRTCYALSFGVTLDETGAVENYTIHTSLIKPTYRLTYEDVDEILDLGVRAEPEIDAISGWAKQRQAWRQSQGAISINMPESSIKVRDDEITIQLLEDSPSRQMVAEMMILAGEVAARYGQEHNLVLPFRNQSQPELPPPTELLQLPAGPVRSCAIRRCMPRSEVSITPSRHASLGLDTYTQVTSPIRRYNDLLAHFQLKAHLRGDSLPFSEAEMRELLLSIGTTAQEASLVERQTNRYWSLEFLRRHGGEVWQALMLRWLREHENLALIMLEDLGLELAMRFNRPIEPGDRCQVKVAYADPRQDVIQLEELLVQTAQPA, encoded by the coding sequence TTGAACTCTCAGTCGTTTGGGCCAACCTGGAATTTATCTTGTGCAGTTGTGGAGAAGGGAACCCTAGTTGAATTTCGGCTGCATGGTGACCGTCGCCTTGCCGTTATAGAGCGTCCAGAAGGTAAGAAAAACTGGATTGCGATCGATGTGAATGGGCATGCCCATACCCTTCATCCCCGCCAGGTCAGCTATGAAGTAACGGGGCAGGCTTACCGGTCTGCGGAAATTCCCAACTTTCTGGAGCAGGTCCAACCCCTGTTAGATCCCTCTAGCCTGGAAGTTGCCTGGGAATTGCTGGCTCCAGATAATGCTGCTGTGGAGCCCGCTGAGATGGCTCAACTGCTGTTTTCGGATCAAGGTCCAGCTCCCTGCTATGCGGCCTATTATCTTCTTTCGGAAGATAAGTTATATTTCAAGCAGAAGGGGGATCGTTATGAGCCTCGCTCTGCTACCCAGGTCGCAGAATTGAAGCATCAGATCTCGGTAGAGGCCCAGCGACAGCTAGAATGGCAGGATTTTATCACCTGTCTTCAGCAAAGTTTGGCAGGAAAAAAGCGCAACACTTCGGGGGCATCTGATTCAGAAATTCTGATTCCGGATTCTGCAACGGTTCCATCTCCCGAACCCTGGGCTGATCGATATCGTTCCCGCATAGAGGCTCTGGAACGGTTTGCTGTTTTCGGTGAAGAAGCAACCCATCGTGCCCCGGCAATGGAAACTCTGGCAGCCTTGGGTCGGTCAGAAACCCCTCAGGGAGCCTTTGATCTCCTAGTTGATCTGGGCCTGTGGGGGGTTCATGAGAACCTGTTTCTGCGACGGAGTCAGATCCCGACTCATTTTCCAACTAAGGTGCTCCCAGTGGTGCAGCGTTGTTTAGAATCTTCTCTTCCGGATAGTGACTCCAATCAGCGATTGGATCTGACGCACCTGAAAGTCGTGACCATTGATGATGAAAGTACCTGTGAAATTGATGATGGATTGAGCCTGGAATATCTGGAAGACGATCGTCAGCGAATCTGGATTCATATTGCGGACCCCACCCGTTGGCTGTTGCCTGGGGATGAGCTAGATCTAGAAGCCCGCCGTCGCAGCACAACCATCTATTTGCCCACGGGGATGATCCCCATGTTCCCAACGGAGCTGGCAACGGGTCCCATGAGTTTGATTCAGGGGCGGACCTGCTATGCGTTGAGTTTTGGGGTTACGCTGGACGAGACGGGGGCTGTGGAGAATTACACTATCCATACTTCTCTGATTAAACCGACTTATCGCCTCACCTACGAAGATGTCGATGAGATCCTGGATCTGGGGGTGCGAGCAGAACCAGAAATTGATGCGATTTCCGGGTGGGCCAAGCAACGGCAGGCATGGCGTCAATCTCAGGGAGCCATTAGCATCAACATGCCGGAGTCATCCATTAAGGTCCGGGATGATGAAATTACGATTCAGCTACTGGAGGATTCTCCCTCCCGGCAGATGGTGGCTGAAATGATGATCCTGGCGGGGGAAGTTGCAGCTCGATATGGCCAGGAGCATAACCTGGTCTTGCCTTTTAGAAATCAGTCCCAGCCTGAACTGCCTCCACCAACGGAGCTACTCCAGCTTCCGGCAGGGCCAGTTCGCTCCTGTGCTATCCGCCGCTGTATGCCCCGCAGCGAAGTCAGTATCACCCCATCCCGTCATGCCAGTCTCGGTCTGGATACCTACACTCAGGTGACTTCCCCCATTCGGCGCTACAACGACTTACTGGCCCATTTTCAGCTCAAAGCCCATTTGCGAGGAGACTCCCTTCCCTTCTCGGAAGCGGAAATGCGAGAGCTGCTGCTCAGTATTGGAACCACAGCCCAGGAAGCTTCTCTGGTGGAACGTCAGACGAACCGTTATTGGAGCCTGGAATTCCTCAGACGCCATGGTGGGGAGGTCTGGCAGGCTTTGATGCTGCGCTGGCTGAGAGAGCATGAAAATCTGGCCCTGATTATGCTGGAGGACCTGGGACTGGAACTGGCCATGCGCTTTAATCGGCCCATTGAACCGGGAGATCGTTGCCAAGTCAAAGTGGCCTATGCCGATCCCCGGCAGGATGTGATTCAACTGGAAGAGCTGCTGGTCCAAACGGCTCAGCCCGCCTGA
- the fabG gene encoding 3-oxoacyl-[acyl-carrier-protein] reductase — protein sequence MEVLPEALQHLRGQVAIVTGASRGIGRAVALALATEGAKVVVNYASSGEAAEKLVAEIAAAGGEAIALQADVSQLEQVEALVEATMQQWGRIDVLVNNAGITRDTLLLRMKTEDWQAVINLNLTGVFFCTRAVSKVMLKQRSGRIVNITSVAGLMGNPGQANYSAAKAGVIGFTKTVAKELASRGITVNAVAPGFIATDMTHDLKAEGILQFIPLGRYGQPEEVAGLIRFLAADPAAAYITGQVMNVDGGMVMA from the coding sequence ATGGAAGTATTACCAGAAGCCCTGCAGCATCTACGGGGACAGGTGGCGATCGTGACGGGAGCCTCCCGTGGGATCGGTCGGGCTGTGGCCCTGGCTCTGGCCACAGAAGGCGCAAAGGTGGTCGTGAACTACGCCAGTTCCGGTGAGGCAGCGGAAAAGCTGGTAGCTGAGATTGCAGCAGCCGGGGGAGAGGCGATCGCCCTGCAGGCGGATGTCTCGCAACTGGAGCAGGTCGAAGCTCTGGTGGAGGCAACGATGCAGCAATGGGGACGGATTGATGTGCTGGTTAACAATGCTGGGATCACACGAGATACCCTACTCCTGAGGATGAAGACGGAAGATTGGCAGGCTGTGATTAATCTGAACCTGACAGGTGTGTTTTTCTGTACCCGTGCGGTCAGTAAAGTGATGCTAAAACAGCGTTCCGGTCGTATTGTGAATATCACCTCAGTGGCAGGGTTAATGGGGAATCCGGGCCAAGCGAATTATAGTGCGGCTAAAGCGGGTGTGATTGGGTTTACGAAAACGGTGGCTAAGGAGCTAGCCAGCCGGGGGATCACCGTGAATGCAGTTGCTCCCGGCTTTATTGCGACGGACATGACCCATGATTTGAAAGCAGAGGGCATTCTCCAATTCATTCCCCTGGGACGCTATGGCCAACCAGAGGAAGTGGCGGGTCTGATCCGCTTTCTGGCGGCTGATCCTGCTGCAGCCTATATCACCGGGCAGGTGATGAATGTCGATGGAGGCATGGTGATGGCTTAA
- a CDS encoding MATE family efflux transporter: MGQFFRLASINILANLLVPLAGLIDTAFLGHLAEIRHLAGVALATVLFNYLYWTFGFLRMGTTGMTAQAIGRGDRDAAILIGLRHGIVALILGLIIVLLQVPLRDIGFTLLQATPAVKAAGQSFYNALIWGAPATLINFVLIGWFLGRAQSDRVLLITAVSSGVNILLDYEFIVHLGWQSTGAGAATAASQYLTLLVGIGLAGWELRSEAIHALTSQLLDLGALGTIVTLNRDILIRTFALITTFALFTNLSSLLGTVTLATNAILLQIVTLAAYFIDGLAFATESLAGVYQAQNARQELTQLLRLGVRASVALGLAFALSFNLLAGPLFGLLTPDSSVRSQLQTFVPWLLPVLGFGAIAFLLDGYFLGLTAGQVLRQSTVLSAGIGFAPAALVAWLTHNNHVLWLALAGFMTVRAITLALAVQRSQPRDPEAHQAG, translated from the coding sequence TTGGGGCAATTTTTCCGACTGGCCAGCATTAATATTCTTGCCAATCTACTGGTGCCCCTGGCCGGGTTGATTGACACGGCGTTCTTAGGGCATCTGGCCGAGATCCGCCACCTGGCAGGGGTTGCCCTGGCCACAGTGCTGTTCAACTATCTGTACTGGACTTTTGGCTTCCTGCGTATGGGAACCACGGGCATGACGGCCCAGGCAATCGGGCGGGGCGATCGAGATGCAGCAATCCTAATCGGGCTGCGCCATGGCATCGTTGCCCTGATTCTGGGCCTGATCATTGTGCTGCTGCAGGTCCCCCTGCGGGACATTGGGTTTACCCTCTTGCAGGCCACACCAGCAGTCAAAGCCGCAGGCCAATCCTTTTACAACGCCCTGATCTGGGGGGCTCCGGCCACACTGATCAATTTCGTGCTCATCGGCTGGTTTCTGGGACGAGCCCAGAGCGATCGGGTCCTCCTGATCACGGCTGTCAGCAGTGGAGTCAATATTCTGCTGGACTATGAATTCATTGTTCATCTGGGCTGGCAAAGCACTGGTGCTGGTGCCGCAACGGCAGCCAGCCAGTACCTGACTCTCCTGGTAGGCATCGGACTGGCCGGATGGGAACTCCGTTCCGAAGCCATTCATGCCCTGACCAGCCAACTGCTGGATTTAGGAGCCCTAGGAACGATCGTGACCCTGAATCGGGATATTCTGATTCGCACCTTTGCTCTGATTACTACCTTTGCCCTGTTCACGAATTTGAGCTCTCTCCTGGGCACCGTAACCCTGGCGACTAATGCCATTCTGCTCCAGATCGTGACGCTGGCAGCCTATTTCATCGATGGGTTGGCCTTTGCCACAGAAAGCCTGGCTGGCGTCTATCAGGCTCAGAATGCCCGCCAGGAACTGACCCAACTCCTGCGCCTGGGGGTTAGAGCCAGCGTGGCTCTGGGTCTTGCCTTCGCCCTCAGCTTTAATCTACTGGCAGGCCCTCTGTTTGGCCTGCTCACCCCGGATTCATCTGTCCGGAGCCAACTTCAAACTTTTGTCCCCTGGCTCCTGCCCGTATTGGGGTTTGGGGCGATCGCTTTCCTGTTGGATGGCTACTTTCTGGGGTTAACGGCAGGTCAGGTGTTGCGACAAAGCACGGTCTTGTCTGCAGGGATAGGCTTTGCTCCGGCGGCCTTGGTGGCCTGGTTGACCCATAATAACCATGTGCTCTGGCTGGCCCTGGCTGGTTTCATGACTGTCAGAGCGATCACCCTGGCCCTCGCTGTACAACGCTCACAACCCAGAGACCCTGAAGCGCATCAGGCGGGCTGA
- the rpmG gene encoding 50S ribosomal protein L33: MAKGVRIIITLECTECRTNSDKRSPGVSRYTTTKNRRNTTARLELKKFCPHCNKSTVHKEIK, from the coding sequence ATGGCTAAGGGCGTACGAATTATCATTACCCTGGAATGTACGGAGTGTCGCACCAATTCTGACAAGCGATCGCCCGGTGTTTCCCGCTACACGACGACAAAAAACCGTCGGAACACAACTGCAAGGCTGGAACTGAAAAAGTTCTGTCCCCATTGCAATAAGAGCACGGTGCATAAAGAAATTAAATAG
- a CDS encoding RDD family protein yields MAKLKVKLESAASRLSRGVVSPRFPRAKLWRRAIALGLDVGLTWFISLLCGEPGSVSQSWCFLLVWMTLRVLVVVGLHGQSPGRWCGDIKLLELERGRTPKYEVLLARELMIGLLLLLSILGITDAIRNQTHSSLLLLLPLLVDSGAVLIQPRRHALHDRLMKTMVVPTRRGLALGFRLNSLVAKMNSYMRR; encoded by the coding sequence ATGGCAAAACTAAAGGTAAAACTGGAGTCTGCAGCGTCACGGCTGTCCAGAGGAGTGGTTTCGCCCCGCTTTCCGCGAGCAAAGCTGTGGCGACGAGCGATCGCTCTGGGATTGGATGTGGGCTTGACCTGGTTCATCAGCCTGCTCTGTGGGGAACCCGGATCGGTCTCCCAATCCTGGTGTTTTCTGCTGGTCTGGATGACCCTGAGGGTTCTAGTGGTTGTAGGCTTGCATGGGCAAAGCCCCGGACGCTGGTGTGGGGATATTAAACTCCTGGAGCTTGAGCGGGGAAGAACGCCCAAGTACGAAGTATTGCTAGCCCGTGAGTTGATGATTGGGTTGCTGCTGCTGCTGTCTATCCTGGGGATCACAGATGCGATCCGCAATCAGACTCATTCCAGTCTGCTGCTCCTGCTCCCTTTGCTGGTGGATAGTGGGGCAGTGCTGATTCAGCCTCGACGGCATGCGCTGCATGATCGGCTGATGAAAACGATGGTTGTCCCAACCCGCCGGGGCTTAGCCTTAGGGTTCAGGCTGAATAGCCTGGTTGCTAAAATGAACAGTTATATGAGACGATAG